One segment of Trypanosoma brucei brucei TREU927 chromosome 8, complete sequence DNA contains the following:
- a CDS encoding basal body component (similar to GB:CAB58264.1: ML protein {Trypanosoma brucei} (PMID:10574716)) encodes MAQLDQLLEEYLRVINAKDGEIHELIRVLEELRCEGKKKDEAHKSHAQKISNELDKVMRKAKKLEQKNRTCEDQIDKLVKENEALSIDFQKVQHSLMDAEKIIEENKRAHETALEELQQTYSGVVSKFSTEREELKAHQSEIQKELEEALKSVDECRLKEEEIRKLEVRIAALTQSVEDARREMQSMVPAERVKQIVSEHEEELRTVRKACAEEFDEVSAQLSDAQKSGRKMKEKLKELKESYGQLKDKLDETTCELEEVRKLRQKEQETHNEVRSRQQEEIEQAIHAAKSSTEKLCAMTGQLRQCEVDAQTMEQRWKEVSATLEQERSRNTRDREQMNSQLEASQAQVTEIKAEMSRLRVQLEQGATKLKECQDALASSKEASSRAAADSRESIALIASDRDRLKEDRDRVAFELKEAEHRLSMERDRASDARRELSRRLDDAAHTIERMRDQLKDKEHQLQLLSTAHEKKIQELAFEHNNKLGDCKSQKKNAIDDVRRQLEAANLRLTEEMSGNKALQCELNSAREALANVRDECERWAKEAKESARRQEAATSEASSLRASLAKQQELLAAAAECEKTLCKAAEHANAEKEMEIKRRELLERTLEDTKREVVARRDEVQELRTRIDKENNNTLAKELMECEARFRESQRSLERTQREMVDVQRCGETLQATNKALEEKCRVAERSQREVEEELRRLKGEILSKETECARVAQHAREAEDAAKQSCEHMEREITQRETTIAALQQEISALSEERTKVALLEERMQHQVDMARRDSDNLQARVEFLEREVQDREEKIQQKHKEMLQTVDRLQTLQERAVELEEAMAPKEKKHTMRKEALRKALQQVDEVNKLRSELERHLEKVKASREEESRIYKAQIHQQDERMRVLLEKHREMERQLVAQERDLKAAANEQMTLQQRLAVIRDREQVNVGKHSEEQQKMQEKLDAMSSELARAHATIKSVEEEKNNSVCEASDVQRRTAVNSNRLLITYADDALMTKEMFGEFAISIATRLLRGVNSIANKGCDSALLCMREYTEEAEKQQLRLKREIDDLKYAHAERVRKLEEENSKEMAKQAQHHAAELAKLRQELSDASARAGQEIENQLKDYRRKEEQFHREKTELECARVEMAHQMGQISSLKDQLRTLEQRMDTERIALEQEKRVIQQQYDRASRRLDECATVQSQSEVELRELRSELTNAQQALHEKEKALLVEREKNSQAVYQLEAVNTAKEMLYTQLNDANRKALNIKQQLLSARQEAQQATAAATAERQRLEERISDLAKAVSAHDMENRRLDGQIRSDEKKFIALERELAESRKREAEMSCQLQARRLENSSLRERCANLESLKNINDVTLAETRMREKDLFEKIEEMRSAQQLMQLCFDKQQEQLEAGRRMHEEDTGTNEFMFGGVD; translated from the coding sequence ATGGCACAACTTGACCAGTTGCTTGAGGAGTATCTTCGCGTTATTAACGCGAAGGATGGCGAAATCCACGAACTCATCCGCGTGCTTGAGGAGCTACGGtgtgaagggaagaagaaggatgaGGCTCACAAATCACATGCCCAAAAGATTAGCAACGAGTTAGATAAAGTTATGAGGAAGGCGAAGAAGTTGGAACAAAAGAACCGTACATGCGAAGATCAGATAGATAAACTTGTAAAGGAGAATGAAGCTTTGAGTATAGACTTTCAAAAAGTGCAACATAGTTTAATGGATGCCGAAAAGATCATAGAggaaaataagagagcgcATGAGACCGCGCTTGAGGAACTCCAGCAGACTTATAGCGGTGTGGTCTCCAAATTTTCGACGGAACGGGAAGAGTTGAAAGCCCATCAATCGGAAATTCAGAAAGAGCTTGAGGAAGCTCTGAAATCTGTGGATGAATGTAGgctgaaggaggaagaaattcGAAAACTGGAAGTGAGGATTGCCGCGTTAACGCAGTCAGTGGAAGATGCACGGAGGGAAATGCAGTCGATGGTTCCTGCGGAGCGCGTTAAGCAAATCGTAAGTGAACATGAAGAGGAGTTGCGCACAGTAAGGAAAGCCTGTGCCGAAGAGTTTGACGAAGTTTCAGCGCAGTTATCTGATGCTCAGAAATCGGGAcgcaaaatgaaagaaaaactcaAAGAACTGAAAGAATCATATGGTCAGTTGAAGGACAAGCTGGACGAAACTACTTGCGAGCTGGAAGAAGTTCGCAAACTTCGTCAGAAGGAGCAAGAAACTCACAACGAGGTGCGATCCAGGCAGCAGGAAGAAATTGAGCAGGCTATTCACGCGGCCAAGTCATCGACAGAGAAGCTGTGTGCCATGACTGGCCAATTGCGGCAGTGCGAAGTTGACGCGCAAACTATGGAGCAGCGATGGAAGGAAGTGTCGGCGACTCTTGAGCAGGAGCGCAGCCGCAACACACGCGATCGTGAGCAGATGAATTCCCAACTGGAGGCGTCTCAGGCTCAGGTGACGGAAATCAAGGCGGAGATGAGTCGGCTGCGCGTCCAACTGGAGCAGGGCGCAACCAAACTGAAGGAATGCCAAGATGCTCTTGCTTCGTCTAAAGAAGCGAGCAGCCGAGCAGCTGCGGATTCGCGAGAGTCAATTGCACTCATCGCCTCTGATCGGGACCGCTTAAAGGAGGACAGGGATCGGGTGGCCTTTGAGTTAAAGGAAGCTGAACATCGGCTAAGCATGGAAAGAGATCGTGCTTCCGATGCGAGAAGAGAGTTATCAAGGCGTCTTGACGATGCTGCGCACACCATAGAGCGGATGCGGGATCAGCTGAAGGACAAGGAGCATCAACTGCAACTGTTGTCAACCGCGCATGAGAAAAAAATCCAGGAACTCGCATTTGAGCATAACAATAAGTTGGGCGACTGCAAGTcccagaagaaaaatgctATTGATGATGTGCGCAGGCAGCTTGAAGCCGCGAATCTTCGCTTGACCGAAGAAATGTCGGGTAACAAGGCGCTTCAATGTGAACTTAACTCCGCCCGTGAGGCACTGGCCAATGTGCGTGACGAATGCGAAAGGTGGGCCAAGGAAGCCAAGGAAAGCGCACGGCGACAGGAAGCGGCGACATCTGAGGCATCAAGCTTGCGCGCGTCTTTAGCAAAGCAACAGGAGCTCCTTGCGGCTGCCGCTGAGTGTGAGAAAACCCTCTGTAAAGCAGCAGAGCATGCCAacgcagaaaaagaaatggagatCAAGCGACGTGAGCTCCTTGAACGCACCCTTGAAGACACTAAGAGAGAGGTCGTTGCCAGGCGGGATGAGGTGCAGGAGCTGCGCACAAGGATTGATAAGGAGAATAACAACACTTTAGCGAAAGAACTTATGGAATGCGAGGCAAGGTTCCGCGAGAGCCAGCGCTCCCTTGAGCGGACACAGCGGGAGATGGTTGATGTGCAACGTTGTGGGGAAACGCTACAAGCGACCAATAAGGCGCTTGAAGAAAAATGTCGAGTGGCCGAGAGGTCCCAGCGGGAGGTTGAAGAGGAGCTTCGTCGGTTAAAAGGCGAAATTCTGTCGAAGGAGACGGAGTGTGCGCGGGTAGCGCAGCATGCGCGTGAAGCTGAAGATGCTGCGAAGCAGAGCTGTGAGCATATGGAGCGTGAAATAACCCAACGTGAGACTACCATTGCGGCGTTACAACAGGAAATTTCTGCGCTCTCCGAGGAGCGAACCAAAGTGGCACTGTTGGAAGAACGGATGCAGCACCAGGTGGATATGGCCCGCCGTGACTCAGACAACTTGCAAGCTCGCGTAGAGTTTCTCGAGAGGGAGGTCCAGGATCGTGAGGAGAAAATCCAGCAGAAACACAAGGAGATGTTGCAAACGGTGGATCGCTTACAAACCCTACAGGAGCGCGCTGTGGAATTGGAAGAGGCGATGGCGCCGAAGGAGAAGAAACACACCATGCGAAAGGAGGCGCTTCGTAAGGCGCTTCAGCAAGTGGATGAGGTGAACAAGCTCCGGTCAGAACTGGAGCGCCACCTGGAAAAGGTAAAGGCGTCGCGAGAAGAGGAATCTAGAATTTACAAAGCACAAATTCACCAACAGGATGAACGAATGAGGGTACTCCTGGAGAAACATCGGGAAATGGAGCGCCAACTAGTGGCTCAAGAGAGAGATctcaaagcagcagcaaatgaGCAGATGACGTTGCAGCAACGGTTGGCGGTGATACGCGACAGAGAGCAAGTTAACGTTGGTAAGCACAGCGAGGAGCAACAGAAGATGCAGGAAAAGTTGGATGCAATGAGCAGCGAACTCGCGCGTGCGCACGCCACAATCAAaagtgtggaggaggagaaaaacaattCAGTGTGTGAAGCGAGTGACGTGCAACGTAGGACGGCGGTAAACTCTAACCGCCTACTTATCACCTATGCTGATGACGCATTAATGACCAAAGAGATGTTTGGTGAGTTTGCCATTAGCATCGCCACTCGCCTCTTACGAGGTGTTAATAGTATCGCCAACAAGGGGTGTGACAGCGCCCTTTTATGCATGAGAGAGTACACTGAAGAGGCTGAGAAGCAGCAACTGAGACTTAAACGTGAGATTGATGATCTAAAATACGCCCACGCGGAGCGTGTTCGAAAACTTGAGGAGGAGAATAGTAAGGAAATGGCAAAACAGGCGCAACATCACGCTGCAGAGTTGGCAAAACTACGTCAGGAATTATCCGATGCATCGGCACGTGCAGGCCAAGAGATAGAAAACCAGCTGAAGGATTACCGCCGCAAAGAGGAGCAATTCCACCGTGAGAAGACGGAGTTAGAGTGCGCACGTGTTGAGATGGCTCATCAAATGGGTCAAATCTCTTCACTCAAGGATCAGCTTCGGACCCTTGAGCAGCGTATGGATACCGAACGTATTGCTCTTGAGCAGGAGAAACGCGTAATACAACAACAGTACGATCGGGCTAGTCGGCGCTTGGATGAGTGCGCAACGGTACAGAGCCAAAGTGAGGTAGAACTGCGTGAGCTCCGGAGCGAACTGACAAATGCACAACAGGCATTGCACgagaaagagaaagcttTGCTTGTTGAGCGTGAAAAGAATTCTCAGGCAGTTTACCAACTGGAAGCCGTTAACACTGCGAAGGAGATGCTGTACACACAATTAAATGATGCAAATAGGAAAGCGCTTAATATaaagcagcagctgctgtcTGCTCGGCAGGAGGCACAAcaagcaactgcagcagctACAGCAGAAAGGCAGAGATTGGAGGAGCGGATATCTGATCTTGCGAAGGCGGTTAGCGCCCACGACATGGAGAATCGCCGCCTTGACGGTCAGATACGCAGTGATGAGAAGAAGTTTATTGCTCTTGAGAGAGAACTGGCGGAATCTCGCAAGCGGGAGGCGGAGATGTCCTGTCAACTGCAGGCTCGAAGGTTAGAAAATTCATCCCTGAGGGAGCGGTGCGCAAACTTGGAGTCGCTCAAAAATATTAATGACGTTACCCTTGCTGAGACTCGTATGCGGGAGAAAGATCTCtttgaaaaaatagaagaaatgCGCAGCGCACAACAACTGATGCAATTGTGTTTCGacaagcagcaggaacaaCTGGAGGCAGGACGACGCATGCACGAAGAAGACACAGGTACAAACGAGTTCATGTTTGGAGGTGTCGATTGA
- a CDS encoding ubiquitin-conjugating enzyme E2, putative, whose product MSTNGNSVTTRLMSELKELVSCGAEGISAFPVSDNLFHWIATLQGAPNTFYEGLEYKLSIEFPQEYPYSAPDVRFITPCFHPNVDSHGAICLDILKEKWSAVYSLSKILLSIQSLLGNPNNQSPLNHRAATLWGDEQAFRAEVLAYREAKANASC is encoded by the coding sequence ATGTCTACAAACGGTAATTCCGTAACAACGCGACTCATGAGTGAGCTTAAGGAATTGGTGAGCTGCGGTGCGGAGGGTATTAGCGCCTTCCCTGTGAGTGATAATCTTTTTCATTGGATTGCCACGCTGCAGGGCGCACCCAATACTTTTTACGAGGGTCTCGAGTACAAACTTTCTATTGAATTTCCTCAAGAGTACCCCTATTCTGCACCGGATGTGCGATTCATTACACCATGTTTTCACCCCAATGTGGATTCTCATGGTGCCATATGCCTCGACATCCTCAAGGAGAAGTGGAGCGCCGTCTACAGTCTTTCAAAGATTCTCCTTTCCATTCAAAGCCTTCTCGGAAACCCAAATAATCAATCACCACTGAACCACCGCGCCGCTACACTTTGGGGTGATGAACAGGCCTTCCGAGCAGAAGTGCTTGCGTACAGGGAAGCGAAGGCAAACGCCTCGTGTTGA